The Desulfuromonadales bacterium DNA window AGCAGGTTCCCGGCCTGCGCGAGGGGGAAGCTTTCCACTGTCTGCATTCGCGCAGCAAAGGCGGTGAGGCGGAAGCGAATATCTGCTGCCAGATCTGCGGAGTCGCCAGGGGCGTGGCCCTTGCCCTGCAGGGCCGCGAAACAGTCAGCGACTGCCGCCTGACCTGCGACCTGGTCGGCAGCGGAGCCCCCATCGAGCTGCGCGTCTGGGCGACGCCGCTGGAGAGCGCCGGCGAACAATTCTCCATACTGGTCTTGAGTGACATCGGCCAGGAAAAGCGCCGCGCCATGCTCGCCGACGTCTGCTTCCATGACCTGCTCAACACGCTGACCAGCATACGTGGGCTGCTCGATGTCCTGAAGCACTCGGATGTTACAGAGCGCCCGGAGATTTGCGAATTGCTCGAGCAGACCACTCTCGGCTCCATCGAGGAGATCATGACTCTTCGTCTGCTGGAGCAGGCCGAGGAGAGTGCACTATCGGTAAACTGGTCGCCGCTGACCACCGGCGACTTTCTGCAGCAGCAATTGAAGACCCTGCAAAGGCATCCGGAGGCGCGGGGAAAATATCTTCGCTTCGAAGAAAGTGTGGCCGACGTCTGTTTGCATACTGACAGAAATCTGCTGCGGCGGGTGATCGGCAACATGGTTCTCAATGCCCTCGAGGCTACCGACCATGGAGGAACGGTCACCCTCGGCT harbors:
- a CDS encoding ATP-binding protein, with amino-acid sequence MHSEMNPPDEPLESQPAVQPSALAALSRQQEILFANSAISRRLLDAIPNPLLMINRDWQVVYANSAVLRMFALPGGEQVPGLREGEAFHCLHSRSKGGEAEANICCQICGVARGVALALQGRETVSDCRLTCDLVGSGAPIELRVWATPLESAGEQFSILVLSDIGQEKRRAMLADVCFHDLLNTLTSIRGLLDVLKHSDVTERPEICELLEQTTLGSIEEIMTLRLLEQAEESALSVNWSPLTTGDFLQQQLKTLQRHPEARGKYLRFEESVADVCLHTDRNLLRRVIGNMVLNALEATDHGGTVTLGCRLAGEEIEFRVHNDRPVPLEVQSQIFTRSFSTKGQGRGFGTYSVQMLSSLLRGKVGFVSSPQSGTTFHAIFPLQPTT